A part of Egibacteraceae bacterium genomic DNA contains:
- a CDS encoding helix-turn-helix domain-containing protein, whose amino-acid sequence MGGDLGVSELAGLYPMSFAAVQKHVAVLEQAGLVRKRPDGRRRVVTTDMDGLANARAVLDHYEQLWRARVDRMHDLLDDDR is encoded by the coding sequence ATGGGCGGGGATCTCGGCGTCTCGGAGCTCGCGGGCCTCTACCCGATGAGCTTCGCCGCGGTGCAGAAGCACGTGGCCGTGCTGGAGCAGGCCGGGCTGGTGCGCAAGCGCCCCGACGGCCGCCGGCGCGTGGTGACCACCGACATGGACGGGCTCGCCAACGCCCGCGCCGTGCTCGACCACTACGAGCAGCTCTGGCGCGCCCGCGTGGACCGTATGCACGACCTGCTCGACGACGACCGCTGA
- a CDS encoding tyrosine-type recombinase/integrase has protein sequence MPKVAGWHLVGVPVTFDLGEVARLLASCDRRTTFGRRDCAVLVVLSRLGLRAGEVAALDLADIDWRAGELVVRGKGRRAEGLPLPVAVGEALAGCVRDGRRSHSRSCCSTSSGSGGASRGSSGAGQPPGTHGVPTPRTGLPAR, from the coding sequence GTGCCCAAGGTCGCGGGCTGGCACCTGGTCGGGGTGCCGGTCACGTTCGATCTTGGCGAGGTGGCCCGCCTGCTGGCCAGCTGCGACCGGCGGACGACCTTCGGCCGGCGCGACTGCGCCGTGCTCGTCGTGCTGTCCCGGCTCGGGCTGCGCGCCGGGGAGGTGGCCGCCTTGGATCTGGCCGACATCGACTGGCGCGCCGGTGAGCTGGTGGTGCGGGGCAAGGGCCGACGAGCCGAGGGCCTTCCCCTGCCTGTCGCCGTCGGCGAGGCGCTGGCCGGCTGCGTCAGGGACGGTCGACGCAGCCACTCGCGGAGCTGCTGCTCGACCTCGTCGGGCTCGGGTGGGGCGAGTCGTGGGTCCAGCGGTGCTGGCCAACCACCCGGCACGCACGGCGTTCCGACACCCCGAACCGGTCTTCCAGCTCGATGA
- a CDS encoding MFS transporter has product MARPAHPRADVEADITARRATQGIFAGVVLATCGVFAAVTMAPVVAHGITGSAFLAGTPIAAALAGAGIGASRVTALISRYGHQKAFAAVYLLGAGACVLTAVAVATASFALLILGLAGIGMGHAANQLARYAAAELHAEQRRPTVIGWMVWAQAIGAVLGPLSLSPAGRVSTALTFPAEAGGFLVGAVLFALAAASHARAPRYRAAEQPSPHATALPAPAISSWRLPTVQIAVVTMAAAFGVMFMVMTVTPVHVHSAGHGVAGVGAIMSAHTFGMFALAPLAGWLTGRFGSLQVIVAGLATLLFAALAGAAAPAGSQPLLATALFVLGFGWCLAFVAASALLSRGLVPAVRVRLQGRVEAITWISGAGAALSSGLLLGLIGFSGVNLLACGILTVPFAVIVVQRRVVAQYRFDHH; this is encoded by the coding sequence ATGGCCAGACCGGCACATCCCCGCGCTGACGTGGAGGCGGACATCACGGCCCGGCGGGCCACCCAAGGCATCTTCGCTGGCGTGGTCCTGGCCACCTGCGGTGTGTTCGCCGCGGTGACGATGGCGCCGGTGGTGGCGCACGGCATCACCGGTTCGGCATTCCTCGCAGGCACGCCCATCGCCGCGGCGCTCGCGGGCGCCGGAATCGGCGCCTCCCGAGTGACAGCGCTCATCAGCCGCTACGGACACCAGAAGGCCTTCGCCGCCGTGTACCTGCTCGGGGCTGGCGCGTGCGTGCTCACTGCGGTGGCGGTCGCCACCGCCAGCTTCGCTCTGCTGATCCTTGGCCTTGCGGGAATCGGCATGGGACACGCCGCCAACCAACTGGCTCGCTACGCCGCGGCCGAGCTGCACGCCGAGCAGCGCCGCCCAACCGTCATCGGGTGGATGGTGTGGGCACAGGCCATCGGGGCGGTGCTGGGACCGCTGTCATTGAGCCCGGCGGGGCGTGTCTCAACGGCGTTGACGTTCCCGGCGGAGGCAGGTGGATTCCTGGTCGGCGCGGTGTTGTTCGCCCTCGCTGCCGCCTCGCACGCGCGTGCACCGCGTTACCGCGCAGCCGAACAGCCAAGCCCCCACGCGACCGCCCTGCCTGCCCCGGCCATCTCGTCCTGGAGACTTCCAACGGTGCAGATCGCGGTGGTGACGATGGCCGCCGCATTCGGTGTGATGTTCATGGTCATGACCGTGACGCCGGTCCACGTGCACAGCGCCGGCCACGGTGTAGCCGGCGTCGGGGCGATCATGAGCGCCCATACCTTCGGCATGTTCGCGCTGGCCCCGCTGGCCGGTTGGTTGACCGGACGCTTCGGCAGTCTCCAGGTCATCGTCGCCGGGCTGGCAACTCTTCTGTTCGCGGCCCTCGCCGGAGCTGCAGCACCGGCAGGATCCCAGCCCTTGCTGGCGACGGCGCTGTTCGTCCTGGGTTTCGGATGGTGTCTCGCCTTCGTTGCCGCCAGCGCCCTGCTGAGCCGGGGACTCGTCCCGGCCGTCCGTGTTCGCCTGCAAGGACGGGTCGAGGCGATCACATGGATATCCGGGGCAGGCGCGGCGTTGAGCTCCGGTCTGCTGCTCGGCCTCATTGGCTTCTCCGGCGTGAACCTCCTCGCCTGCGGCATCCTCACTGTGCCCTTCGCGGTCATCGTTGTGCAGCGCCGGGTTGTGGCGCAGTACCGGTTCGACCACCACTGA
- a CDS encoding AAA family ATPase — MGDRFVGRADALEGLSSFVEALSPGAPGLVLVSGEAGIGKTRLIRELVSRLSEADTNVLSGACVDLRSGRVPFAPLTKALGGAPPRSVADALDALSGATELPRGQMFNLLRETVDRLTQRSRTVLVVEDLHWAEEATLDALVFLLATATRGTWTVVGTYRGEEISDRPALTAMLERVASHRPARRITLDRLSVSEVEELVRALTGRPAGPLKGREIAGRSDGIPLVVEELVAAEDAGRVGVPPHLRDLYLSRVDALSAAAAAIVRAAAVAGSPILGDTVVTASGVAQEGVTAAVEEAVAAGCLVTDGSEYGFRHELLREAVYESLVPSRRRALHEALARRLAQTGGANAATVARHWLEGGHLSEAAACSITAAEEAARLHAPGVAHTHLERVLELWDELPACERRRAGGRGQVLARAAEAAFQASAFERARELASAAVTEAADDPGALPGRLERLARFQFVAGRGEDAEAIYEQSLAAMTDDTPVDTRVQVLAGLVWRLGATGRSEDARPLVEEAVALADSSGDPLHRCRATLSASWVTDDAPTAAREARDLAVQVGADDEMARAYLRLVDALRERGFLEEAASEAHDGALACRDRNIETYRVFLTGWELGSLVDLGRWQEASRRLCGLPHEVRDMAHAYGLMHGARLGAATGDGDLVEQVHDAVRGFIGSTPVQTAPLLVASAGRAEHLLWQARPTAALEVVGPALAMPHFPANYPHLLACLTALGIRAHTDIARGARTASRPGQADEHVEAAASLARDLPTSEDPSAAAWSVTAHAELARARNRRVDDLWGDAIQAWSALSNLYQAAYCHWRVAETALSERTGRAAARHHLTTAWEAAIGLGAKPLADATAALAGRTRITLGGVEASDPAEQSARHLGITTREREVLDLVARGRTNREIAEILMVGTRTVDTHVSRLLAKLGASRRTEAADIARRHGLVE, encoded by the coding sequence ATGGGTGATCGGTTTGTGGGGCGAGCGGACGCGTTGGAGGGGCTGTCCTCGTTCGTGGAAGCGCTGTCGCCGGGGGCTCCTGGGCTGGTGCTGGTGTCGGGTGAGGCTGGGATCGGCAAGACGCGACTCATCCGCGAGCTGGTCTCGCGGCTGTCGGAAGCCGACACGAACGTGCTCAGTGGCGCCTGCGTCGATCTGAGGTCCGGCCGGGTCCCGTTTGCGCCACTGACTAAGGCTCTTGGAGGCGCACCGCCTCGGTCGGTCGCGGATGCGTTGGACGCCCTGAGCGGCGCCACGGAGTTGCCGCGCGGTCAGATGTTCAACCTGCTGCGGGAGACGGTTGACCGGCTCACCCAGCGCAGCAGGACCGTGCTGGTGGTTGAGGACCTGCACTGGGCCGAGGAGGCCACGCTGGACGCACTGGTGTTCCTGCTTGCCACGGCCACTCGGGGGACCTGGACTGTGGTCGGTACGTACCGGGGCGAGGAGATCTCCGACCGTCCAGCGTTGACCGCCATGCTCGAACGCGTTGCCAGTCATCGCCCGGCCAGACGAATTACGCTGGATCGTCTGTCGGTCAGCGAGGTGGAAGAGCTGGTGCGTGCGCTCACGGGTCGCCCCGCAGGTCCGCTGAAAGGTCGGGAGATCGCGGGCCGCAGTGACGGCATTCCCCTGGTCGTCGAGGAGCTCGTGGCTGCGGAGGACGCCGGAAGGGTTGGCGTTCCACCCCACCTGCGCGACCTGTACCTGTCCCGCGTGGATGCACTGTCTGCGGCAGCAGCGGCCATCGTCAGGGCTGCTGCGGTTGCGGGCTCACCGATCCTCGGCGACACGGTGGTCACCGCCTCAGGGGTCGCACAGGAGGGAGTCACCGCCGCGGTCGAGGAGGCGGTTGCCGCAGGCTGCCTTGTCACGGACGGCAGCGAGTACGGGTTCCGCCACGAGCTCCTGCGCGAAGCGGTGTACGAGTCGCTGGTGCCTTCGCGTCGCCGCGCACTCCACGAGGCTCTGGCGAGAAGGCTGGCACAAACGGGCGGCGCCAACGCCGCGACCGTGGCTCGCCACTGGCTCGAGGGGGGCCACCTGTCGGAAGCGGCAGCCTGCTCGATCACGGCCGCCGAGGAAGCTGCGCGGTTGCACGCCCCCGGAGTGGCCCACACCCACCTTGAGCGTGTCCTCGAGTTGTGGGATGAGCTGCCCGCGTGCGAGCGCAGGAGGGCGGGAGGTCGGGGCCAGGTGCTCGCCCGTGCCGCCGAAGCCGCATTCCAGGCGTCAGCGTTCGAACGTGCCCGTGAGCTGGCGTCCGCGGCGGTCACCGAAGCGGCCGACGACCCAGGAGCTCTCCCGGGTCGTCTCGAACGGCTCGCCCGCTTCCAGTTCGTCGCCGGCAGGGGTGAAGATGCCGAAGCGATCTACGAGCAGTCGCTGGCCGCCATGACCGACGACACTCCTGTCGACACGCGGGTCCAGGTGCTCGCCGGCCTCGTCTGGCGACTCGGGGCTACTGGTCGGAGTGAGGACGCACGACCACTGGTCGAGGAGGCCGTCGCGCTTGCCGACAGCAGCGGCGATCCGCTGCATCGCTGTCGGGCGACGTTGTCGGCCTCGTGGGTGACCGATGATGCGCCCACCGCAGCGCGGGAGGCCCGTGACCTTGCTGTGCAGGTGGGCGCTGACGACGAGATGGCTCGGGCATACCTGCGACTGGTCGATGCACTGCGGGAACGAGGGTTCCTCGAGGAGGCGGCCTCCGAGGCTCACGACGGCGCCCTGGCTTGCCGCGACCGCAACATCGAGACCTACCGGGTGTTCTTGACCGGCTGGGAGCTCGGCAGCCTGGTGGACCTTGGGCGCTGGCAGGAGGCCTCCCGTCGACTCTGCGGACTTCCACACGAGGTCAGGGACATGGCCCACGCATACGGCCTGATGCACGGGGCGCGGCTCGGGGCCGCAACCGGAGATGGTGACCTGGTGGAGCAGGTCCACGACGCCGTTCGCGGCTTCATCGGCTCGACGCCGGTCCAGACCGCGCCCCTGCTGGTTGCCTCGGCCGGGCGGGCCGAACACCTGTTGTGGCAGGCACGGCCCACGGCCGCCCTGGAGGTGGTCGGGCCTGCGCTTGCCATGCCCCACTTCCCGGCCAACTACCCGCACCTGCTCGCCTGCCTCACGGCGCTGGGAATCCGAGCCCACACCGACATCGCCCGCGGCGCCCGCACGGCCTCCCGCCCGGGCCAGGCGGACGAGCACGTCGAAGCTGCGGCCAGCCTCGCCCGGGATCTGCCCACGTCGGAGGACCCCAGTGCTGCGGCATGGTCGGTGACCGCCCACGCCGAATTGGCCCGGGCCCGAAACCGGCGTGTCGACGACCTGTGGGGGGACGCGATCCAGGCGTGGTCCGCGCTGTCGAACCTGTACCAGGCCGCGTACTGCCACTGGCGCGTCGCCGAGACCGCCCTGTCGGAACGAACCGGCCGCGCTGCGGCTCGCCACCACCTCACGACGGCCTGGGAGGCAGCCATCGGCCTCGGCGCCAAACCCCTGGCAGATGCCACGGCGGCCCTGGCGGGTCGAACCCGCATCACCCTTGGCGGCGTGGAGGCGTCGGACCCGGCGGAGCAGAGCGCACGCCACCTTGGGATCACCACTCGCGAGCGGGAGGTACTCGACCTGGTCGCCAGGGGCCGGACCAACCGCGAGATCGCCGAGATCCTGATGGTGGGCACCCGCACCGTCGACACGCACGTGAGCAGACTGTTGGCCAAGCTGGGCGCGTCACGGCGTACCGAGGCGGCCGACATCGCCCGACGTCACGGACTTGTTGAGTAG
- a CDS encoding class I SAM-dependent methyltransferase — protein MARRPADELAAATDCQPRLVREWLGAQVASGYCEHDDGRYWLTPEQAACLADPSSLTFVAGGALAASSIHKDTKRVRTAFTTGGGIGWDEHHPDLFAGTRRLFEPVYRANLVSNWIPSLDGMEGKLVAGGRVAEVGCGYGAPLILLAEAYPASTFAGFDYHAGSIEAARKAAVEAGVSDRVTFDVAGAEEFGGGYDLICVFNALHEWGDPVRAARHIRHALTPEWTWMFTEPRTDDELVQSVRARTFFSVSTFVCTPSALDQGADDALGAQAGEARLQDLVADAGFTRFRRAAQTPTFMVLEARP, from the coding sequence GTGGCGCGCAGACCCGCTGACGAGCTGGCCGCGGCGACCGACTGTCAGCCGAGGCTGGTGCGCGAATGGCTGGGCGCCCAGGTCGCCAGCGGCTACTGCGAGCACGACGACGGGCGGTACTGGCTCACCCCGGAGCAGGCCGCTTGTCTGGCGGATCCCTCCAGCCTGACCTTCGTCGCGGGCGGGGCGCTCGCGGCCAGCTCGATCCACAAGGACACCAAGCGCGTGCGAACGGCCTTTACGACCGGCGGGGGGATCGGCTGGGATGAGCACCACCCGGACCTGTTCGCCGGGACCCGGCGCCTCTTCGAGCCGGTCTACCGCGCCAACCTGGTGAGCAACTGGATCCCGTCGCTTGACGGTATGGAGGGCAAGCTCGTGGCGGGCGGCCGGGTCGCCGAGGTCGGTTGCGGCTACGGCGCGCCGCTGATCCTGCTGGCGGAGGCCTATCCCGCCTCGACGTTCGCCGGCTTCGACTACCACGCGGGCTCGATTGAGGCAGCTCGCAAGGCAGCCGTCGAGGCCGGGGTCAGCGACCGGGTGACGTTCGACGTCGCCGGCGCCGAGGAGTTCGGCGGCGGCTACGACCTCATCTGCGTGTTCAACGCGCTGCACGAATGGGGTGATCCCGTCCGGGCCGCACGCCACATCCGCCACGCGCTCACACCCGAGTGGACGTGGATGTTCACCGAGCCCCGCACCGACGACGAGCTCGTCCAAAGCGTGCGAGCCCGCACGTTCTTCTCCGTATCGACGTTCGTGTGCACTCCCAGCGCGCTGGACCAGGGCGCCGACGACGCGCTCGGTGCCCAGGCTGGCGAGGCGAGACTGCAAGACCTGGTCGCAGACGCCGGCTTCACCCGGTTCCGCCGGGCCGCCCAGACCCCGACGTTCATGGTCCTGGAAGCGCGCCCGTGA
- a CDS encoding nuclear transport factor 2 family protein produces MTRNSPHACCEAVVHHPVDDAVRHGAGARVEGAQSIAAMVHQLIEASEGTLQIHLHDVLANDEHTVALQVTTAQRARRSLRDNVVYVYHLRDGRIVEAWFTGDPRVQDEFWA; encoded by the coding sequence ATGACGCGGAACAGCCCTCATGCCTGCTGCGAAGCAGTGGTTCACCATCCAGTGGACGATGCGGTCCGGCACGGCGCTGGAGCTCGTGTTGAGGGCGCGCAGTCGATAGCGGCCATGGTTCACCAGTTGATCGAGGCGTCTGAGGGGACGTTGCAGATCCACTTGCACGATGTCCTTGCCAACGACGAGCACACGGTCGCGCTGCAGGTGACAACAGCCCAACGCGCACGGCGCAGTCTCCGAGACAACGTCGTGTACGTGTATCACCTGCGGGACGGCAGGATCGTTGAGGCCTGGTTTACCGGCGATCCTCGGGTGCAAGACGAGTTCTGGGCTTGA
- a CDS encoding winged helix-turn-helix domain-containing protein — MRVWTRINRMVYSRAEREHDDAPDLDAVFAALAHPSRRAIVQYLAARPSAPRMHVVASEHQMSPQLLNKHAAALEKSGLVAREGHGRQRHLVLDPRGLSAAQQWIEQARAFWQHQLGALDAYITELDREDGPGTDPDGQAT; from the coding sequence GTGCGGGTCTGGACTAGAATAAACCGTATGGTTTACTCAAGGGCGGAGCGCGAGCACGATGACGCGCCGGACCTCGACGCCGTGTTCGCGGCCCTCGCCCATCCCTCTCGGCGGGCGATCGTGCAGTATCTCGCCGCGAGACCATCAGCGCCGCGCATGCATGTCGTGGCGTCCGAACATCAGATGTCGCCTCAGCTGCTGAACAAGCACGCGGCGGCGCTCGAGAAGTCTGGGTTGGTGGCGCGCGAAGGTCACGGCAGACAACGACACCTCGTCCTCGACCCACGAGGCCTCAGCGCTGCGCAGCAGTGGATCGAGCAGGCCCGGGCCTTCTGGCAGCACCAGCTGGGCGCCCTCGACGCCTACATCACAGAGCTCGATCGCGAAGACGGACCGGGTACGGATCCGGACGGGCAGGCGACGTGA
- a CDS encoding SRPBCC domain-containing protein, giving the protein MNFHAEVERVFSIDRPTMWTLWTDEEHAARWLRPSITEFEPTIASIDPRPSGAYRFEMIGKDGSVRAVSGQFVEVDEPRRLVFTWSWEDSEEESLVEVMLSEVRDGTKVRISHTRLDSQESAEQHEDGWVGCLASITHLA; this is encoded by the coding sequence GTGAACTTCCATGCCGAGGTCGAGCGGGTGTTCTCCATCGATCGGCCCACCATGTGGACACTCTGGACGGATGAGGAGCACGCTGCACGTTGGTTGCGCCCGTCGATCACTGAGTTCGAACCAACGATCGCGAGCATCGACCCGCGACCGAGCGGTGCGTATCGGTTCGAGATGATCGGGAAGGACGGCTCCGTTCGAGCGGTCTCAGGCCAGTTCGTCGAGGTCGACGAACCCCGACGGCTGGTCTTCACGTGGTCATGGGAGGACTCAGAAGAGGAGTCGCTCGTCGAGGTGATGCTCAGCGAGGTCCGCGACGGCACGAAGGTGAGGATCTCGCACACCAGGCTCGACTCACAGGAGTCTGCGGAGCAGCACGAAGACGGCTGGGTCGGGTGCCTGGCCAGTATCACGCATCTCGCTTGA
- a CDS encoding class F sortase, with translation MIQPTKAVVVHRSRKLAVLTAACVLAAGGTTAIAVEVMPTGAASAPSESVARDDGSALPPSFPVSIDIPAIGVRSPLQRVGLTDENIMQVPAPGPHYNEAAWYKHSVGPGSPGPAIIVGHVDSAAQGPSVFFDLADLRPGDDILVARADGLTARFRVDTVGRYAKADFPTSLVYGHTDRAELRLITCGGAFDGAAGHYLDNVVVFATLVGHR, from the coding sequence GTGATCCAGCCGACGAAGGCGGTGGTCGTGCACCGCAGCCGCAAGCTTGCCGTCCTGACGGCTGCGTGTGTCCTGGCGGCCGGCGGCACGACCGCCATCGCGGTGGAGGTCATGCCGACTGGGGCCGCCTCTGCACCGTCCGAATCCGTCGCCCGCGACGACGGGTCTGCGCTTCCCCCGTCCTTCCCGGTCTCCATCGACATCCCGGCCATCGGGGTGCGCTCGCCGCTGCAGCGGGTCGGGCTCACCGACGAGAACATCATGCAGGTGCCAGCGCCGGGACCGCACTACAACGAGGCGGCCTGGTACAAGCACTCGGTCGGCCCAGGCTCCCCTGGCCCCGCCATCATCGTCGGGCACGTCGACTCCGCGGCCCAGGGGCCGTCGGTGTTCTTCGACCTTGCCGACCTCCGGCCGGGTGACGACATCCTGGTCGCGCGCGCCGATGGGCTGACCGCCCGGTTTCGGGTCGACACGGTCGGCCGCTACGCCAAAGCCGACTTCCCGACGTCCCTCGTCTACGGCCACACCGATCGCGCCGAGTTGCGTCTGATCACGTGCGGCGGCGCGTTCGATGGCGCCGCCGGGCACTACCTCGACAACGTGGTCGTCTTCGCCACACTGGTCGGACACCGGTAG
- a CDS encoding ice-binding family protein, producing MPGCRDVGLHPGSSVTGFDSVTMAGELHIADAVAEQAKTDLVTAYTDAAGRQPVTTTATELGGQTLAPGVYTSASGTFGMTGTLTLDAAGDGNAVFIFTMPTTLVTATDSRVNLINGADACNVYWQVGSSATLGTRTSFKGNILALTSISLNTGAVIDGRAMARNGAVTMDTNTITRAACTPLATPTPTPTLTPTPTPTPTATPVPTPTVSIPVSGSPTVDTPTGGTPTVATPTGDTPTVGTPTGDTPTSGTPTVGTPTGGTPTVGTPTGGTPTGGTPPTRTTPPTGGVPAGGGSTAGGHHIVLLGLGYGLLLSAGAVVIARPRRPGQRPPT from the coding sequence GTGCCCGGGTGCCGCGACGTCGGTCTGCACCCCGGCAGCTCGGTGACCGGGTTCGATTCGGTCACGATGGCGGGCGAGCTCCACATCGCCGACGCCGTCGCCGAGCAGGCCAAGACCGACCTGGTGACCGCCTACACCGACGCCGCCGGCCGTCAGCCGGTGACCACGACCGCCACGGAGCTCGGCGGGCAGACGCTCGCACCCGGGGTCTACACGTCCGCGTCGGGGACGTTCGGGATGACGGGCACGCTCACCCTCGACGCCGCCGGCGATGGCAACGCAGTCTTCATCTTCACGATGCCCACGACGCTCGTCACCGCCACGGACAGCCGGGTGAACCTCATCAACGGCGCCGATGCCTGCAATGTCTACTGGCAGGTGGGTAGCTCAGCGACCCTGGGCACGCGCACATCGTTCAAGGGCAACATCCTGGCGTTGACCTCCATCTCCCTCAACACCGGCGCCGTCATCGACGGTCGAGCGATGGCCCGAAACGGTGCGGTCACCATGGACACCAACACCATCACGCGCGCCGCGTGCACGCCGCTCGCGACGCCGACGCCGACGCCCACGCTGACCCCCACGCCCACGCCGACGCCGACAGCCACCCCGGTCCCCACCCCCACCGTCAGCATCCCCGTCAGTGGCAGCCCCACGGTCGACACCCCCACCGGCGGCACCCCCACGGTCGCTACCCCCACCGGCGACACCCCCACGGTCGGCACGCCCACCGGCGACACCCCGACCTCCGGCACCCCCACGGTCGGCACGCCCACCGGCGGCACCCCCACGGTCGGGACGCCCACCGGCGGCACCCCCACCGGCGGCACCCCGCCGACGCGCACGACTCCCCCGACGGGCGGCGTGCCGGCCGGTGGTGGCTCGACGGCTGGGGGCCACCACATCGTCCTTCTCGGCCTCGGATACGGCCTCCTCCTCAGCGCCGGAGCGGTCGTCATCGCCCGTCCGCGTCGTCCCGGTCAGCGCCCCCCGACGTGA
- a CDS encoding nucleotidyltransferase domain-containing protein, whose protein sequence is MHARKERVDRAVADFVRVLVARTEALLGEDLLALSLVGSLSTGDAHPATSDIDVLVLVDQAPDGARRDGLADEVVALGLECPWAGVSMSSPRLTPCGPRPIRCGTHSTSTPVPAVTPT, encoded by the coding sequence ATGCACGCCCGGAAGGAACGCGTGGACCGCGCTGTCGCCGACTTCGTCAGGGTGCTCGTGGCGCGCACCGAGGCGCTGCTGGGCGAGGACCTCCTGGCGCTGTCGCTGGTCGGGTCGCTGTCCACCGGTGATGCCCACCCGGCGACGAGCGACATCGACGTGCTGGTGCTGGTCGACCAGGCGCCCGACGGCGCGCGCCGGGACGGGCTGGCCGACGAGGTCGTCGCCCTCGGCCTGGAGTGCCCATGGGCAGGCGTGAGTATGTCGTCTCCCAGGCTGACGCCGTGCGGGCCCCGACCTATCCGTTGCGGTACACACTCAACGTCAACGCCGGTCCCCGCCGTGACACCCACGTGA
- a CDS encoding acetyl-CoA carboxylase biotin carboxylase subunit — protein sequence MFTRLLVANRGEIALRILRACHELGIATVAVYSDADRDAPWLRAADEAHRLGPAPAAESYLAGDRILAVAADTGAEAVHPGYGFLSENADFAAAVTDAGLAWVGPPASAIAQMGDKLSARAVAQAAGVPVVPGTDEPTTEPAEVAAFADEHGLPVAIKAAFGGGGRGLKVVHDPADLADALEAAQREAIASFGRGEVYVERYLSRPRHIEAQVLADTHGRCLFLGERDCSAQRRHQKLIEEAPAPHLPADVRAALGTAAVRVSEQVGYTGAGTVEFLYADGEFFFLEMNTRLQVEHPVTELVTGLDLVHWQLRIADGQALDLMQGDIVVRGHAIEARINAENVGAGFVPSPGLITAWRAPAGPGVRVDAAGEAGWTIPSAYDSLVAKLIAYGADREDARRKLARALDEFVVEGVPTTIDFHRVAVAHPDFVAGAVSTVSVETEWDLSAIAAAAPAAPGRGEQSPTRKLTVEVGGKRVEVAVFDPEDAPDPPRRGPARRASSVPRPASTATAPTVLSAPMQGTIVKTAAEAGQAVAAGDLIVVLEAMKMENHVTAERDGVLAELHVAAGDVVNTGDPLATITPEAG from the coding sequence ATGTTCACGCGGCTCCTGGTGGCCAACCGTGGCGAGATCGCCCTGCGGATCCTGCGCGCCTGCCACGAGCTGGGGATCGCCACCGTCGCGGTCTACTCCGACGCCGACCGGGACGCCCCCTGGCTGCGGGCCGCCGACGAGGCGCACCGACTCGGCCCCGCCCCCGCCGCCGAGAGCTACCTCGCGGGTGACCGGATCCTCGCGGTCGCCGCGGACACGGGCGCCGAGGCCGTGCACCCCGGCTACGGCTTCCTCTCCGAGAACGCCGACTTCGCCGCGGCGGTGACCGACGCCGGTCTGGCGTGGGTGGGACCCCCGGCATCGGCCATCGCCCAGATGGGCGACAAGCTGAGCGCCCGCGCGGTCGCCCAGGCCGCCGGTGTGCCGGTCGTGCCCGGCACCGACGAGCCGACCACCGAACCCGCCGAGGTCGCGGCGTTCGCCGACGAGCACGGCCTGCCGGTGGCGATCAAGGCGGCCTTCGGCGGCGGTGGGCGGGGCCTCAAGGTCGTGCACGACCCGGCGGACCTGGCCGACGCGCTCGAGGCCGCGCAGCGCGAGGCGATCGCCTCCTTCGGCCGGGGCGAGGTCTACGTCGAGCGCTACCTGTCCCGCCCCCGCCACATCGAGGCGCAGGTCCTGGCCGACACGCACGGCCGCTGCCTGTTCCTCGGCGAGCGGGACTGCTCCGCGCAGCGCCGTCACCAGAAGCTCATCGAGGAGGCGCCCGCGCCGCACCTGCCCGCCGACGTGCGTGCGGCGCTGGGCACGGCAGCGGTGCGGGTCTCCGAGCAGGTCGGCTACACCGGCGCGGGCACCGTCGAGTTCCTCTACGCCGACGGCGAGTTCTTCTTCCTGGAGATGAACACCCGCCTGCAGGTGGAGCACCCGGTCACCGAGCTGGTCACCGGCCTGGACCTCGTGCACTGGCAGCTGCGGATCGCCGACGGGCAGGCGCTGGACCTCATGCAGGGCGACATCGTCGTGCGGGGCCATGCCATCGAGGCACGCATCAACGCCGAGAACGTCGGTGCGGGCTTCGTGCCGTCCCCGGGGCTCATCACCGCATGGCGCGCCCCGGCCGGGCCGGGCGTGCGCGTCGACGCCGCCGGCGAAGCCGGCTGGACGATCCCGAGCGCGTACGACTCGCTGGTCGCCAAGCTGATCGCCTACGGCGCCGACCGCGAGGACGCGCGCCGCAAGCTGGCTCGGGCGCTCGACGAGTTCGTGGTCGAGGGGGTGCCCACCACCATCGACTTCCACCGCGTGGCCGTCGCCCACCCCGACTTCGTCGCCGGTGCCGTCTCGACGGTGTCCGTGGAGACGGAGTGGGACCTGTCCGCGATCGCTGCCGCGGCACCCGCGGCCCCGGGCCGAGGTGAGCAGTCCCCCACCCGCAAGCTCACCGTCGAGGTCGGCGGCAAGCGCGTCGAGGTCGCCGTGTTCGACCCCGAGGACGCCCCGGACCCCCCCCGGCGGGGGCCTGCCCGCCGCGCGTCATCCGTCCCACGGCCGGCATCCACGGCCACCGCGCCCACGGTGCTGTCCGCACCGATGCAGGGCACGATCGTGAAGACCGCCGCGGAGGCCGGTCAGGCGGTGGCCGCCGGGGACCTCATCGTGGTGCTGGAGGCCATGAAGATGGAGAACCACGTCACGGCCGAGCGTGACGGGGTCCTGGCCGAGCTGCACGTGGCCGCGGGTGACGTCGTCAACACCGGCGACCCGCTCGCCACCATCACGCCCGAGGCCGGGTAG